A genomic window from Candidatus Kouleothrix ribensis includes:
- a CDS encoding Crp/Fnr family transcriptional regulator, whose translation MRQLNGRAAEEFGGWEQLTIRRVPRTYRRGTLIYSPSQPADDLLLLSGGQIGLHLISDEGRALTIRVVEPGQLFGQIALAGAGTYDTFAEALAPVTVYHLPRSDMQLLIARDPALGMDLLEDLMRHRQAVSHLFDEVAFKSVPARLATLLLGMAQSEGGAQAARLPRRSHRQLAERINAYRETVTKVINQFRAAHLLEIDSSFITLLNPRGLEELAQG comes from the coding sequence ATGCGGCAGCTGAACGGCCGCGCAGCAGAAGAGTTTGGTGGCTGGGAACAGCTAACGATTCGCCGTGTGCCACGCACCTACCGGCGCGGCACGCTGATCTATAGCCCGAGCCAACCCGCAGACGATCTGCTGCTGCTCAGCGGCGGCCAGATCGGGCTGCACCTCATATCCGACGAAGGCCGCGCGCTGACGATCCGGGTGGTCGAGCCGGGCCAGCTGTTTGGCCAGATCGCATTGGCCGGGGCCGGCACCTACGATACCTTCGCCGAAGCACTCGCGCCGGTCACGGTCTATCACCTGCCGCGCAGCGATATGCAGCTGCTGATCGCGCGCGACCCGGCGCTGGGCATGGATCTGCTCGAGGATCTGATGCGCCACCGCCAGGCCGTCAGCCATCTGTTCGACGAGGTTGCCTTCAAGTCGGTGCCGGCGCGCCTGGCGACGCTGCTGCTGGGCATGGCCCAGAGCGAAGGTGGCGCACAGGCGGCACGGCTACCGCGCCGCAGCCATCGCCAGCTGGCCGAGCGGATCAACGCCTATCGCGAGACGGTCACCAAGGTGATTAACCAGTTCCGCGCGGCGCACCTGCTCGAGATCGACAGCTCGTTTATTACGCTGCTCAACCCGCGCGGCCTCGAAGAGCTGGCGCAGGGCTAA
- the selD gene encoding selenide, water dikinase SelD, whose protein sequence is MHTRDDIKRLTELAACAGUAAKMGPGALAQVLRSLSLPTSPNLLIGLDIKDDAAVYRIAPDQAIVQTVDFFPPIVDDPYTFGAIAAANALSDVYAMGGRPILALVIAGFPEDMPPATISAIMQGGADKVAEAGAVVAGGHTVIDAEPKYGLCVTGLVHPDRVTAKNHAQPGDRLLLTKPLGTGIITTAHKRGLAHAGDLAAAIASMVRLNRRAAELAATAGLHSATDITGYGLLGHADELARNSGVGLRVVLDQLPLLPGAREYARQGIVPGGLGRNREFLLGTGAVRLGALLDAAHAQLLFDPQTSGGLLFALPAGAAAALLERFAAADEPIWPIGEVVAGNAIEVM, encoded by the coding sequence ATGCACACGCGCGACGACATCAAGCGCCTGACTGAGCTGGCCGCCTGCGCCGGCTGAGCTGCCAAGATGGGCCCCGGCGCCCTGGCGCAGGTTCTGCGCTCGCTCAGCCTGCCAACCAGCCCCAACCTGCTGATCGGCCTCGACATTAAGGACGACGCGGCAGTCTATCGGATCGCGCCCGACCAGGCAATCGTGCAGACGGTCGACTTCTTCCCGCCGATCGTGGACGACCCATACACCTTTGGGGCAATCGCGGCGGCGAACGCGCTCAGCGACGTATACGCCATGGGTGGCCGCCCGATCCTGGCGCTGGTGATCGCCGGCTTCCCAGAAGACATGCCGCCCGCGACGATCAGCGCGATTATGCAGGGCGGTGCCGATAAAGTTGCCGAGGCGGGCGCGGTGGTGGCGGGCGGCCACACCGTGATCGATGCCGAGCCGAAGTATGGCCTGTGTGTTACCGGGCTGGTTCACCCCGATCGCGTCACGGCGAAGAATCATGCCCAGCCGGGCGACCGGCTGCTGCTGACCAAGCCGCTCGGCACCGGCATCATCACCACTGCGCACAAGCGCGGCCTGGCGCATGCAGGCGATCTGGCGGCCGCAATCGCCAGTATGGTTCGGCTCAACCGCCGCGCGGCCGAGCTTGCGGCCACGGCCGGCCTGCACAGCGCCACCGACATTACCGGCTATGGGCTACTGGGCCACGCCGACGAGCTGGCGCGCAACAGCGGCGTAGGGCTGCGGGTGGTGCTCGACCAGCTGCCGCTGCTGCCTGGCGCACGTGAGTATGCCCGCCAGGGCATCGTGCCGGGCGGGCTAGGCCGTAATCGCGAGTTTTTGCTTGGCACTGGGGCAGTGCGCCTGGGCGCGCTGCTCGACGCGGCGCACGCGCAGCTGCTGTTCGACCCACAGACATCGGGCGGGCTGCTGTTTGCACTGCCTGCCGGCGCAGCTGCGGCACTGCTCGAGCGCTTTGCAGCGGCCGATGAGCCGATCTGGCCGATTGGTGAGGTAGTGGCGGGGAATGCGATCGAGGTGATGTAA
- a CDS encoding STAS domain-containing protein produces MLDDELSVSTRERDGVAIIDLVGDVTTFAEEKINNAYAQVTGQGARHVLLNFRQNDYINSAGIAILIGIVTEVNRNSQKLAVSGLSQHFQKIFRMVGLAQYADIYQDEDEAIRGFAATAA; encoded by the coding sequence ATGTTGGATGATGAGTTGAGCGTCAGCACGCGCGAGCGCGACGGCGTGGCGATCATCGACCTGGTGGGGGATGTGACGACCTTCGCCGAGGAGAAGATCAACAATGCGTATGCCCAAGTCACTGGCCAGGGTGCGCGGCATGTCCTGCTGAACTTTCGCCAGAACGACTATATCAATAGCGCCGGCATCGCGATCTTGATCGGGATCGTGACCGAGGTGAATCGCAATAGCCAGAAGCTGGCGGTCAGCGGACTCTCGCAACACTTCCAGAAGATCTTCCGCATGGTCGGCCTGGCGCAGTATGCCGATATCTACCAGGATGAAGACGAGGCAATTCGCGGGTTTGCCGCAACGGCCGCCTGA
- a CDS encoding ATP-binding protein yields the protein MTTTLQIATSYPFIELSFPSELGYEKIARDAVAAFARRLGCDRERVEDLKTALGEACINAIEHGNARAPGLRVDIRCTCADDRLTVDVCDSGMKLYTGDSPTAGIDLKLRGLAPRRGMGLMMIAQLVDEAGFTQSDDRGNRFRLVLYFHRP from the coding sequence ATGACGACCACATTGCAGATTGCAACGTCCTATCCGTTTATCGAGCTTTCATTCCCCAGCGAGCTTGGCTACGAGAAGATTGCACGCGACGCTGTGGCGGCATTTGCGCGCCGGCTCGGCTGTGATCGCGAGCGCGTCGAGGATCTCAAGACGGCGCTGGGCGAGGCGTGTATCAATGCGATCGAGCACGGCAACGCCAGGGCGCCTGGCCTGCGTGTCGATATCCGCTGCACCTGCGCCGACGATCGCCTGACTGTCGATGTGTGCGATAGCGGCATGAAGCTCTACACCGGCGACTCGCCCACAGCCGGGATCGACCTCAAGCTGCGCGGGCTGGCACCCCGCCGCGGTATGGGCCTCATGATGATCGCGCAGCTGGTCGACGAGGCGGGCTTTACCCAGAGCGACGATCGCGGTAATCGGTTTCGGCTGGTGTTATACTTTCATAGGCCATAA
- a CDS encoding ATP-binding protein produces MTGPTGDNDVAERVIELRLPSKLGYEKVAMDTASSLARRMGFGPDRVEALRTAMAEAVTNAIEHGNAHDSEMRVLVMLTAKSDELVVSVADQGRKQLDQGSTTPAPRIEDALARQDKGGWGIWLIRELMDEVEFTTAPSGGNQVRMVIHLER; encoded by the coding sequence ATGACCGGCCCAACAGGCGATAACGATGTAGCAGAGCGCGTGATCGAGCTTCGGTTGCCCAGCAAACTTGGCTACGAAAAAGTCGCGATGGACACGGCGTCGTCGTTGGCGCGGCGGATGGGGTTTGGGCCCGATCGTGTCGAGGCACTCCGCACGGCCATGGCAGAGGCCGTGACGAACGCAATTGAGCATGGAAATGCGCACGATTCGGAGATGCGCGTGTTGGTGATGCTGACCGCTAAAAGCGACGAGCTGGTCGTGAGTGTGGCCGACCAGGGCCGCAAGCAGCTCGACCAGGGCAGCACCACGCCGGCACCACGCATCGAGGATGCGCTGGCCCGTCAAGATAAAGGTGGCTGGGGGATCTGGCTCATTCGCGAGCTGATGGACGAGGTTGAGTTTACCACCGCGCCCAGCGGCGGTAACCAGGTTCGCATGGTCATACACCTCGAAAGATAG
- a CDS encoding acyl-CoA carboxylase subunit beta produces the protein MKTTQERIDDLRQRRELARTTDPQAAEKQHARGKLTARERIDALLDAGSFIELDAFAVHRTSAFGMAKRKPLGDGVITGHGTIDGRPVCVFAQDFTVFGGSLGEVFAEKICKVMDLSLRMGVPCIGLNDSGGARIQEGVVSLGGYAEIFYRNVIASGVVPQLSVIAGPCAGGAVYSPAMTDFILMVKGSSQMFITGPDVIKTVTNEDVGFEELGGAMTHNSRSGVAHLAADTEDEAFEQLRTLLSFLPANNLEDPPYAAPTDDPERMEESLQTIIPNNPRKPYDIVQVIDAVVDDGLFFEMQPFWARNIVIGFARLDGYPIGVVANQPAHLAGVLDIDSSVKAARFVRFCDAFNIPLLTFVDVPGFMPGTQQEYGGIIRHGAKLLYAYCEATVPKLTVITRKAYGGAYDVMSSKHIRADFNFAWPTAEIAVMGVDAAVKIIFRRELNEAANPAARQAELAQDYQNRFANPYVAAERGYIDDVIEPKETRPTLIRALRLARTKRQSLPARKHGNIPL, from the coding sequence GTGAAAACTACTCAGGAACGAATCGATGATCTGCGCCAGCGCCGCGAGCTGGCCCGCACTACCGACCCGCAGGCGGCCGAGAAGCAGCACGCCCGCGGCAAGCTGACCGCGCGCGAGCGCATCGATGCCCTGCTCGATGCCGGCTCGTTCATCGAGCTCGACGCATTTGCCGTGCATCGCACCTCGGCCTTCGGCATGGCCAAGCGCAAGCCGCTTGGCGACGGCGTCATCACCGGCCATGGCACGATCGATGGCCGGCCGGTGTGTGTGTTCGCGCAAGATTTTACCGTGTTCGGCGGCTCGCTTGGCGAGGTGTTCGCCGAGAAGATCTGCAAGGTGATGGATCTGTCGCTGCGGATGGGCGTGCCCTGCATCGGCCTGAACGACTCGGGCGGCGCGCGCATTCAAGAGGGCGTGGTCAGCCTGGGCGGCTATGCCGAGATCTTCTACCGCAATGTGATCGCCTCGGGCGTGGTGCCGCAGCTTTCGGTGATCGCCGGCCCATGCGCCGGCGGCGCGGTCTACTCGCCGGCCATGACCGACTTCATCCTGATGGTCAAGGGCTCGTCGCAGATGTTCATCACCGGCCCCGATGTGATCAAGACCGTGACGAACGAAGACGTGGGCTTCGAAGAGCTCGGCGGCGCGATGACGCATAACTCGCGCAGCGGCGTGGCGCACCTCGCGGCCGACACCGAGGACGAAGCCTTCGAGCAGCTGCGCACGCTGCTGTCGTTCCTGCCGGCCAATAACCTCGAGGACCCGCCCTACGCTGCGCCAACCGACGACCCCGAGCGCATGGAGGAGTCGCTTCAGACGATCATCCCCAACAACCCGCGCAAGCCCTACGACATCGTGCAGGTGATCGATGCGGTCGTCGACGATGGGCTGTTCTTCGAGATGCAGCCGTTCTGGGCGCGCAATATCGTGATCGGCTTCGCGCGGCTCGACGGCTACCCAATCGGCGTGGTGGCCAATCAGCCGGCGCACCTGGCCGGCGTGCTCGATATCGACTCGTCGGTCAAGGCTGCGCGCTTCGTGCGCTTCTGCGACGCGTTCAACATCCCGCTGCTCACGTTCGTCGATGTGCCCGGTTTCATGCCTGGCACGCAGCAAGAGTATGGCGGGATCATTCGCCACGGCGCCAAGCTGCTGTACGCCTACTGCGAGGCGACCGTGCCCAAGCTCACGGTGATCACGCGCAAAGCCTACGGCGGCGCCTACGACGTGATGTCGAGCAAGCACATTCGCGCCGACTTCAACTTCGCCTGGCCCACCGCCGAGATCGCGGTGATGGGCGTCGATGCGGCGGTCAAGATCATCTTCCGGCGCGAGCTGAACGAGGCCGCGAACCCGGCCGCGCGCCAGGCCGAGCTGGCCCAGGATTACCAGAATCGCTTTGCCAACCCGTATGTGGCCGCCGAGCGCGGCTATATCGACGACGTGATCGAGCCGAAGGAGACCCGCCCAACCCTGATCCGCGCCCTGCGCCTGGCGCGCACCAAGCGCCAGAGCCTGCCCGCGCGCAAACACGGCAATATTCCGCTCTAG
- a CDS encoding erythromycin esterase family protein, translated as MSHPSPAHATLEAWIAREALQFSVDSPETFHAAVDTLIAALGTSVALLGLGEALHGGEGILQLRNQLFQHLVVAHGYSAIAIESSFPQARAVNEYIAGSGAATYAAVQASGFSHGFGQLDANRELVEWMRQYNAEPSRRVKLHFYGFDSPTEMTGTDSPSHVLHFALDYLASLDAGSGQRRRERIDSLLGADADWENPAALMDPAQSVGLSAAASMLRVETEDLITELQIRRPELVAQSAANRYWEALQYALIARQLLSYHATVARASDHRVSELLGMRDAMMADNLAYIVSRERGRGKVLAFAHNRHVQRGKAVWQLGPQRLSWWPAGAQLNQIFGPRYAVIGSGLAMSEANGIGQPEPGTLEALLTRAPAPAVCLPTHQAEGLPAAEIAALPIRSGSSRNSTYFALGPESFTDFDWLVVLATTGYSRGGPPLP; from the coding sequence ATGTCTCACCCGTCCCCTGCGCACGCGACGCTCGAGGCCTGGATCGCGCGCGAGGCGCTTCAGTTTTCTGTCGATTCGCCCGAAACGTTCCATGCCGCCGTCGATACGCTGATCGCCGCGCTCGGCACTTCGGTGGCACTGCTCGGCCTGGGCGAGGCGCTTCACGGCGGCGAGGGCATTCTTCAGCTCCGCAACCAGCTGTTCCAGCACCTGGTCGTGGCCCACGGCTACAGCGCCATCGCGATCGAGAGCAGTTTCCCGCAGGCGCGCGCTGTGAATGAGTACATCGCCGGCAGTGGCGCGGCCACGTATGCGGCTGTGCAAGCCAGCGGGTTTAGCCACGGCTTCGGCCAGCTCGACGCCAATCGCGAGCTGGTGGAGTGGATGCGGCAGTATAATGCCGAGCCGTCGCGGCGCGTCAAGCTCCACTTCTATGGCTTCGACAGCCCGACCGAGATGACCGGCACCGATAGCCCGAGCCACGTGCTCCATTTCGCGCTCGATTACCTGGCCTCGCTCGATGCTGGCAGCGGCCAACGCCGCCGCGAACGGATCGACTCGCTGCTTGGCGCCGATGCCGACTGGGAGAATCCTGCCGCGCTCATGGACCCGGCACAGTCGGTCGGGTTATCGGCCGCAGCCAGTATGCTGCGCGTCGAAACCGAGGATCTGATCACCGAGCTGCAGATCCGCCGGCCGGAATTGGTGGCTCAAAGCGCTGCGAATCGGTATTGGGAAGCGCTGCAGTATGCCTTGATCGCCCGGCAGCTACTTAGCTACCACGCCACCGTGGCGCGCGCGTCCGATCACCGGGTGAGCGAGCTGCTCGGTATGCGCGACGCAATGATGGCCGACAATTTGGCATACATCGTGTCACGCGAGCGCGGCCGCGGGAAGGTTCTGGCATTCGCGCATAATCGCCATGTGCAACGCGGCAAGGCCGTATGGCAGCTGGGGCCGCAGCGCCTCAGCTGGTGGCCGGCCGGGGCACAGCTCAACCAGATCTTCGGCCCGCGCTACGCCGTGATCGGATCGGGGCTGGCCATGTCCGAGGCGAATGGCATCGGCCAGCCCGAGCCGGGTACACTTGAAGCCTTGCTGACGCGTGCGCCCGCGCCGGCAGTTTGCCTGCCTACGCATCAGGCCGAAGGGCTGCCGGCTGCGGAGATCGCCGCGCTGCCGATCCGTTCCGGCAGCAGCAGGAACTCGACCTACTTCGCGCTTGGCCCCGAAAGCTTCACCGACTTCGACTGGCTGGTGGTGCTGGCTACGACGGGGTACAGCCGCGGCGGGCCGCCGCTGCCCTGA
- a CDS encoding SAM-dependent methyltransferase has product MTDDYKALVSAALRDQATFVRLTLKGIVRGPAVPWQKITIRPVRVRDRHQLQFSYFDGRHDHAKNYYGDEAMAQLGQALSLGFSAIVLQTTSEDVQIQLTKKGKALIHRHHRAPGAAPTPDTAHNRAKAQPLAPDQPDAFLQALGIMAADGQIRPAMQAKFAQINEFIKLVEATGELERFAHTPIELLDCGCGSSHLTFALHHYLNHLRGLPARLVGIDSNAQLIEKCTAQAAALQIERLAFAHTPIADFQPEHAPDLVLALHACDTATDDAIGQAIRHQAHMLVCAPCCHHQLNDQIDNPLFRPVLRHGILRQRTADILTDTFRALILRIMGYRAEVIEFVAAEHTAKNLMIRAVRRTAPGERQFVREYNQLKQFWGVTPYLETLLGDQLTRWLDDASAESAPSPT; this is encoded by the coding sequence ATGACCGACGACTACAAGGCGCTGGTGAGCGCGGCGCTGCGCGACCAGGCGACATTTGTGCGGCTCACGCTTAAGGGCATTGTGCGCGGGCCGGCCGTGCCATGGCAGAAGATCACCATTCGCCCGGTGCGCGTGCGCGACCGCCACCAGCTTCAGTTTTCATACTTCGACGGCCGGCATGATCATGCCAAAAACTACTATGGCGACGAGGCCATGGCCCAGCTGGGCCAGGCCCTATCGCTCGGCTTCAGCGCGATCGTGCTACAGACCACCAGCGAGGATGTGCAGATCCAGCTGACCAAGAAGGGCAAGGCGTTGATCCATCGCCACCACCGCGCGCCCGGCGCCGCCCCCACGCCCGATACCGCCCACAATCGCGCCAAGGCCCAGCCGCTCGCGCCCGACCAGCCCGATGCCTTCCTGCAGGCGCTCGGGATCATGGCTGCCGACGGGCAGATCAGGCCGGCCATGCAGGCTAAATTCGCCCAGATCAACGAGTTCATCAAGCTGGTCGAGGCCACCGGCGAGCTCGAGCGCTTCGCGCATACGCCGATCGAGCTGCTCGACTGCGGCTGCGGCTCGTCGCACCTGACCTTCGCGTTGCACCACTACCTCAATCACCTGCGCGGCCTGCCGGCCCGGCTGGTCGGCATCGATAGCAACGCGCAGCTGATCGAGAAGTGTACCGCCCAGGCCGCCGCGCTCCAGATCGAGCGGTTGGCCTTCGCGCACACGCCGATCGCCGATTTTCAGCCCGAGCATGCGCCCGATCTGGTGCTGGCGCTGCATGCCTGCGACACCGCCACCGACGACGCGATCGGCCAGGCCATCCGCCACCAGGCGCATATGCTGGTGTGCGCGCCCTGCTGCCACCACCAGCTGAACGACCAGATCGACAACCCGCTGTTTCGGCCGGTGCTGCGCCACGGCATCCTCCGGCAACGCACAGCCGACATCCTCACCGATACGTTTCGCGCGCTGATCTTGCGGATCATGGGCTACCGCGCCGAGGTGATCGAGTTTGTGGCCGCCGAGCATACCGCCAAGAACCTGATGATCCGCGCGGTCAGGCGCACCGCCCCCGGCGAGCGCCAGTTCGTGCGCGAGTACAACCAGCTCAAGCAGTTCTGGGGCGTCACGCCGTATCTCGAAACGCTGCTGGGTGACCAGCTCACTCGCTGGCTGGATGACGCATCGGCCGAGTCGGCGCCAAGCCCCACCTGA
- the rarD gene encoding EamA family transporter RarD — MNKGMLYAVGAYIFWGFLPVFWRALHDLPALEILSHRVVWGLVVALVLVSYRLRWGWLGPVLRSRRTLLTFTASALLLSFNWFVYIWAVNAGYIVETSLGYFINPLVNVLLGFLFLGERLRIGQAAAIVIALAGVLDLTMQYGALPWIALLLAGSFGGYGLLRKTAVLGSLEGFTLETIVLFLPALAYLLYHEWLGRATFGHAGVGTSLLLACAGIVTAVPLLLFASGARRITLTTLGILQYIAPTIQFLLGVLVYREALSLGRLIGFCIIWLALVIYTTESLLHTSGAARARAAASKP; from the coding sequence ATGAACAAAGGCATGCTCTACGCCGTGGGCGCGTACATATTCTGGGGCTTTCTGCCGGTATTCTGGCGGGCGCTGCACGATCTGCCCGCGCTCGAGATCCTGTCGCACCGGGTGGTGTGGGGGCTGGTGGTGGCGCTGGTGCTGGTAAGCTACCGCCTGCGCTGGGGCTGGCTTGGCCCGGTGCTGCGCAGCCGCCGTACGCTGCTGACTTTCACCGCCAGTGCGTTGCTGCTATCGTTCAACTGGTTCGTGTATATCTGGGCGGTCAACGCCGGCTATATCGTCGAAACCAGCCTGGGCTATTTCATCAACCCGCTGGTGAATGTGCTGCTGGGTTTTCTATTCCTGGGCGAGCGGCTGCGCATCGGCCAGGCGGCTGCGATTGTGATCGCACTGGCCGGCGTGCTCGACCTGACGATGCAGTATGGCGCGCTGCCGTGGATCGCGCTGTTGCTGGCCGGCTCGTTCGGCGGCTACGGGCTGCTGCGCAAAACGGCCGTGCTTGGCTCGCTCGAGGGCTTCACGCTCGAGACGATCGTGCTGTTTCTGCCGGCGCTGGCGTACCTGCTGTACCACGAGTGGCTGGGTAGGGCGACGTTTGGCCACGCCGGCGTAGGCACCTCGCTGCTGCTGGCATGCGCCGGGATCGTCACGGCCGTGCCGCTGCTGCTGTTCGCGTCGGGCGCGCGCCGGATCACGCTGACCACGCTCGGCATTCTGCAGTATATCGCGCCGACGATCCAGTTCCTGCTGGGGGTGCTGGTGTATCGCGAGGCGCTCAGCCTGGGGCGGCTGATCGGCTTCTGCATCATCTGGCTGGCACTGGTGATCTACACGACCGAAAGCCTGCTGCATACCAGTGGCGCGGCGCGCGCGCGGGCGGCGGCCAGCAAACCGTAG
- a CDS encoding HD domain-containing protein: MLRSLTHIQPILAAITHAGGRPHVVGGAVRDILRGLPAKDIDIEVYGLPIDRLAELLAGFGRVDAVGRSFGILKLRLPGGHELDVSLPRRENKVGAGHRGFLAAPDPTMTPHEAAARRDFTFNAMAITPAGELLDFFGGVADLEAGIIRHTTAAFAEDPLRVLRAMQFAARLDMRLAPETAALCRALLPEAPHLALERVWGEWQKWAYASTRPSAGLRVLAETGWLACYPELQALVDCPQDPVYHPEGHVFIHTGHVCDAAATIAERVGLAGPERALLLLSALCHDLGKPATTEIHADGRVRSPGHAQAGLAPTTALLRRIGCPRALSEPVLPLVAEHMAHHGMAPSPRAVRRLAVRLAPATLTQWERLLEADYGGRPPRPPSAPGRPVLELAHQLGVAHGRPEPIVQGRHLLGLGLQPGPQLGALLKRAYQAQIDGAFTTVEEALAWAAQQIDGQPPAAD, encoded by the coding sequence ATGCTACGCTCGCTCACACACATCCAGCCAATCCTGGCCGCGATCACACACGCCGGCGGCCGGCCACACGTGGTCGGCGGCGCCGTGCGCGACATCCTGCGCGGCCTGCCGGCCAAGGATATCGACATCGAGGTGTACGGGCTGCCGATCGACCGGCTGGCCGAGCTGCTGGCCGGCTTCGGGCGTGTCGATGCGGTTGGCCGCTCGTTCGGCATTCTGAAGCTGCGCCTGCCCGGCGGCCACGAGCTCGATGTGTCGCTGCCACGCCGCGAAAACAAGGTTGGCGCCGGCCACCGCGGCTTCCTGGCCGCGCCCGACCCGACCATGACCCCGCACGAGGCGGCCGCGCGGCGCGATTTCACCTTCAATGCCATGGCGATCACGCCGGCCGGCGAGCTGCTCGATTTCTTCGGCGGCGTGGCCGATCTCGAGGCCGGGATCATTCGCCACACCACGGCTGCGTTTGCCGAAGATCCCCTGCGCGTGCTGCGGGCCATGCAGTTCGCCGCCCGGCTCGATATGCGCCTGGCGCCCGAGACCGCCGCACTATGCCGCGCGCTGCTGCCCGAGGCGCCCCACCTGGCGCTCGAGCGTGTGTGGGGCGAGTGGCAGAAGTGGGCCTACGCCAGCACCCGCCCGTCGGCCGGCCTGCGTGTGCTGGCCGAGACCGGCTGGCTGGCCTGTTACCCCGAGCTACAGGCGCTGGTCGACTGCCCGCAAGATCCTGTTTACCACCCCGAGGGCCATGTCTTCATCCACACCGGCCACGTCTGCGATGCCGCCGCGACGATCGCCGAGCGGGTTGGCCTGGCCGGCCCCGAGCGCGCACTGTTGCTGCTGTCGGCGCTGTGCCACGATCTCGGCAAGCCCGCGACAACCGAGATCCACGCCGATGGGCGTGTGCGCAGCCCTGGCCACGCCCAGGCCGGCCTTGCGCCTACCACGGCGCTGCTCCGCCGGATCGGCTGCCCACGCGCGCTTTCCGAGCCGGTGCTACCGCTGGTGGCCGAGCATATGGCCCATCATGGCATGGCGCCAAGCCCACGCGCGGTGCGCAGGCTGGCCGTGCGGCTGGCCCCGGCTACGCTAACCCAGTGGGAGCGGCTGCTCGAGGCCGACTACGGCGGCCGCCCGCCGCGCCCGCCTTCCGCCCCTGGCCGGCCGGTGCTCGAGCTGGCCCACCAGCTCGGTGTCGCGCACGGCCGGCCCGAGCCGATCGTACAGGGGCGCCACCTGCTGGGCCTGGGCCTGCAGCCTGGCCCGCAGCTCGGTGCGCTGCTCAAGCGCGCCTACCAGGCCCAGATCGACGGCGCGTTCACGACCGTCGAGGAGGCGCTGGCCTGGGCCGCGCAGCAGATCGACGGCCAGCCACCAGCCGCCGACTGA